The following is a genomic window from Thermodesulfobacteriota bacterium.
CAGGATGAGGACGAAGGCGATGACCCAGACGGCCGAAAGGGTATTCGACGTATACCAGAAAGGATCGTAGATGACCTGCACGAAGAGAAGAGGCGCTATCCCCAGGAGCATGGCCATGGAGAGGTTGGCCGGAACGGCCCTGGCCAAGGCCCTCGAGAGACGCTTCCAGTAGCCATCCTTCTTGAAATGGCCATAGACGGCATAGAAAGAGGTGCCCAGGGTGAAGTTGACAAAGAGGATGTGCAAGGCAAAGGTCAGAACCATCAACACCTGGAAGACGAGAGGGTAAAAGGGTATTCCCATCGGGTCCTGCAAGGCCTTCAACATCGTCCCGGTATCCATGGTCTCCTCCTTTCCTCATTCTTTAATGAAAGAAGCGAGATAGGCGGCGAGGGCCTGCTTCTCCCTCTCCGTTCCGAAGAAGGGCGGCATATAAGGCGATTGTTTGAGTCCCTCCAGAAACTCTCCCAGGGCCTCCTTGTCCAGTCCAAGGTTCTTGATCCTCTGGGGCATCGGCCTCAGACCTTTTTCGTCGAGGGTGTGACAGGCAGTGCATTGGATCATCGCGATCAGCCGGCCGGCTTCGAGCAAGTTTTCCTCTTTGACCTCTCTCAAATCTTCGGGGACGAAGGGAGAGATCTTAAGGAGTCCCGTCTCGTCCATCCTTCCCGTCTCCGCCTTAACCCCTTTGGCAGGGATATCATGGCCGATGATCTGGTTGGAGTACATGTACTGGGGGATGAGGTAAGGTTTTCTCACGATCTCCCTTATCCTCTCGGCCGACCAGATGCCTCCAAACATGACCGCGATCATCGCCAGGGCCGGGATGAGCCTGATCGTGAGGGGTTTGATTTTGACGAAGATGAAGTAAAGGATGAGGAGCCCGAGGGGAACGGCGATCCCGGTTTTCAGCCCCCGGGAGACGGCTGTGGAGAGCAGGCCGCGGGCCTCCTCCGGAAGGGTCTTTAAATACCATAGAGACAGGAAGGCCCCGAGGATCAGGCCGGCAAGCCCCCATTTGGCCGCGGTCTTCGTGACCCATCCCCTCACCTCGGCGTTCTTCACCCGTGTGGCCACGGCGATGGCATAGACCGCCGAAACGGAAAACATCAACGCTGTCCTCATCAAAAGCTGGGGCCAATAGGTCTGATTGAAGAACCCATCGAAGAAGTTCCCGGTCTCCATCAACTTGCCAGGAGAGACCATGAAGGCCAGGATTCCCACGATGATGACCATCGTGATCCATGAGCCTATGGCGAAGATCCAGCCGATCGTCAGATGGGTCCTCCGATCCACCTTGCCGAAGGTGTAGTAATAGACGAAGATTCCGACCACCTCGATGATGAAGAAGACCCATTCCGTCGCCCATCCCCAGACATAGGTGTGGATCAGGGCGGAGATGCTTCGGGGGCTGCCCACGGTTGCGGCGAACCAGATGCCGATGCCGCTCAGGGAGCCGAGGACATAGGAGAAGACGAGGAGGAGCAAAGTATATTTTTTTAGGAATTCCAGAAGATCCTCCCTCTTCTCCCGATAGGCTTTCGTCTCCACGAAGACGTTGAACCACATGGCGCCGATCAGGAGATGGGACGGCAGGACGTGGAAGGTGGCCATGAAGGCGAGAATCATGCCCGAGGTCCATCCAGGCACTTCCCAGATCGGATACATCTTCTCCTCCTTTCCCCGTCAAGGAAGCTTTCGTTAGACGGTTCACTCATCCCTTTTTGGCGAGGGTCGCGAAATTTTCCCTCCTCAGTCTCTTTTCCACATGGGTCCGGATCTCGGTCCAGATCGGATGGACCGTGCAGGTGGAGCTTCGGCTGCATCGCCTCCGATCGATGGCGCATACGTTCATGGCCGAAGGGCCCTGGATCGCCTCGATCACGTCGAGCAAGGAGATCTCCCTCGGCTTTTTGGCCAGTTGAAATCCTCCGGCCACCCCGCGGACGGAAGAGACGATCCCCTTGGCCGCGAGGCGTTGGAGGATCTTGGCAAGAAAGGTCCGCGGGATCTCCATGGACTCCGAAATTGCCTTGGCGCTGGCGGTCTTGTCTGGGTTCTGGGCAAGGTAGAGGACGCAACGGACCGCGTAATCGGCCTCTCTCGTGACATACATGGTCAGGTCTCAGGGCGAGGAGGTTCCTCAAAATAGGACTAAATTAGTCCTATATTCGCCCAAAAAAAATTTTTTGTCAAGCCTTTTTTAAGGCGAAAGGGTGGGCTCCCCCTGGCGCATGAACTTCTGGGCCTCCTCCAGGGGAGGGATTCCCTTTCGGCCGCCGAGGTCTCGGCATTTGAGGCCGGCGACCACATTGGAAAATCTCAAAATCTCCTCTACCTCCCAGTTCTGAAGCAGCCCATAGATGAAACCCGCATGAAAGACATCGCCCGCGCCGGTGGTGTCGATGGCCTCGACGGAAAGCCCTTTTGAATAGACGATCTCTCCATCGATGAGGGCCATTGCGCCTTCGGCCCCGAGGGTCGCACAGAGGAAGCCGGAGGTGTACTTCTGGAGTTCCAAAAGGGCCTTCTCCCGATCCTGGACCCCTGTGAAAAGGGAGGGGAAGCGTGAGGAGGTGATGACGAAATCGATCGTCTCGATCAATTCTCCCGTCAACGGCTCCACCTTGTCGATGTCGATCACCGTGGGGATCTTCTCCTCCTTTGCCCATCGGGCACACTGGAGGGCGGCCTCGATGTCGTGCCCATCCAGATGGAGGATCTTTCCGGAACAGACCTCCTCCCTCTTGAGTTCT
Proteins encoded in this region:
- a CDS encoding cytochrome ubiquinol oxidase subunit I, whose amino-acid sequence is MYPIWEVPGWTSGMILAFMATFHVLPSHLLIGAMWFNVFVETKAYREKREDLLEFLKKYTLLLLVFSYVLGSLSGIGIWFAATVGSPRSISALIHTYVWGWATEWVFFIIEVVGIFVYYYTFGKVDRRTHLTIGWIFAIGSWITMVIIVGILAFMVSPGKLMETGNFFDGFFNQTYWPQLLMRTALMFSVSAVYAIAVATRVKNAEVRGWVTKTAAKWGLAGLILGAFLSLWYLKTLPEEARGLLSTAVSRGLKTGIAVPLGLLILYFIFVKIKPLTIRLIPALAMIAVMFGGIWSAERIREIVRKPYLIPQYMYSNQIIGHDIPAKGVKAETGRMDETGLLKISPFVPEDLREVKEENLLEAGRLIAMIQCTACHTLDEKGLRPMPQRIKNLGLDKEALGEFLEGLKQSPYMPPFFGTEREKQALAAYLASFIKE
- a CDS encoding Rrf2 family transcriptional regulator; this encodes MYVTREADYAVRCVLYLAQNPDKTASAKAISESMEIPRTFLAKILQRLAAKGIVSSVRGVAGGFQLAKKPREISLLDVIEAIQGPSAMNVCAIDRRRCSRSSTCTVHPIWTEIRTHVEKRLRRENFATLAKKG
- a CDS encoding PfkB family carbohydrate kinase, translated to MRFDLPLLNRPFDVVGMGLNAVDFLAVLPHFPEFNSKLKVLRFSKQGGGQVATAMVALARWGVKTKYIGKVGDDELGRYSLESIREEGVDVSSVTIEPGATNQVAVILIDAPSGERTILWDRDEKLMYRPGELKREEVCSGKILHLDGHDIEAALQCARWAKEEKIPTVIDIDKVEPLTGELIETIDFVITSSRFPSLFTGVQDREKALLELQKYTSGFLCATLGAEGAMALIDGEIVYSKGLSVEAIDTTGAGDVFHAGFIYGLLQNWEVEEILRFSNVVAGLKCRDLGGRKGIPPLEEAQKFMRQGEPTLSP